The Vitis vinifera cultivar Pinot Noir 40024 chromosome 8, ASM3070453v1 genome segment TCAGCTATGTCTCCCATCTTGTTCGCACACCCGTATAAATTAGCTCATAAGCTCTCTGAAAAAGATAAGAAATCAAATAAGTTTCAAACAAGCTCTTTAACTATCATTACTCTGAGATGTCTGATGCCAAGAGAACTGGGGAAGAAAGCAGAGGCCTAATGAAGCTTGAGCATTTCATTAGAAAACTTCAGCTGGTTCTCTCACTCGTACCATCTAAAAGGATGGTGGTTCAGGATGATGTTGAGTATGATGAAGAACTGGAAGCAGCAACAATGGTGCCGGATGATGTAAAGGAAGGCCATTTTGCAGTCTGGGCGGTTATGGGTGGAGAGCCAAAGAGGTTCATTGTTGATTTGTGCTACCTTACTAATCCTGCATTCTTAAGGTTGCTGGAGCAAGCTGAAGAAGAATATGGATTTGAACAGAAGGGAACTCTTGCAGTCCCTTGTCAACCGGAAGAGTTACAGAAGATTCTGCAACCCAGGAGAGAGCCAACTGCAATGGCTAGAAGGTGGGCTACCTGTAAATTATAATGCCATCACTAGACAAAGTTGcaagaagaatatatatatctattCTTGTATTCTTTTTAGATAGCTTCTCCAAGTTGGTTGTTCTTGGTTTCTTGGAGCAGGTATAATCATAGTACTTCTCTGATTATTTCCTCTtttgttaaaagttagcattGATCTGTAATCATCTGTTCAAAAGACATAATGATTTGTGAATTGATTAAGCATCATACTTTATGTACACAAACAGAGGactccctcttttcttttctccctgGTATTGTGCAAATCATTATCTGGGTTCTTCAAACTGATATGATAACAGGATATTTACTACAATAAATGCTAAAAACAGCTTGTTGTATCGAAATTATAGACAAACTAAAGCAGCGATAGTGTAAAAATCATTGGATCTAATAATGTACTGATCAGtttcatatttgattaaatACCTGCATATTAACATATTACATGGCTCTTTAAGCACCAACCATCCTTTCTCCAAGTCCTTAACCTGATTTAGCTTCTCACCAGCCCAATCaaactttttcctttcttttttttctgatCTGTCCATTCTATGAAGCTTAATGATTCCTTTGAATCTCCAATTAGGTTATGTATTTCTGAACACATGATTGCTGATTTTATCTTTTGCAATCTTTTCACTCCATTGTTGTATCTTGTAAAGGAGTAAATCATTGATCACTGGGGTTCTGTTCCACACTACATTTTGTGTTCTTGTCCATTTTCACTGGATTAATATAAATGCAAGAAATTCATACCATATCACATCCCCACTGTAGCCACCAAACTCTTATCAATTTCCCAATATTGAATGCTTGTAGCTTATTAAAAGAATACTCTACAACTACTGTGACAGTGCACCTATCTCTATGACTGAAAGGACAGCCTGATGGAACAATTTCATCTGTAAGATAAAACCGAAAGGGAGAGTTTCACATTGCCAAAAGGGACCGTAAAGCTAAAGATTGTAGAGGGAATGAGGCCCTAAGTATATGGTTGCACTCGGTGCTTTCTCTGTAGAGTTTTTGAGGACTAACCAAAACTACCTCAACAACTCCATAAATATTAGGTAGTGTTGATGAcctgaaagaaagaaaaaaatgagataattGATGGCCCTTTTGGTTAGCAAGAAAATAGGAAGGATTTTGTCATTTTGCAACTGTTTGGGGTCGGATTGGTCGTTACCAAATTCAAAATTCGTCTCTCCTCACCACTTACAACAGATGACGAGAATATGCATGGAAGTTCCTTCAGGAAAACAATATCCAAATTTTCTTTGGACAAAGTCGTTGTCGGTTCCCTatctataattaaaatataaaaaggaaaatgtaaaaggcaaaaaaagaaaaaagaaaaaagaaaaaagaaaaaaatcaatcatcCACAACAAGAACACCTGGGGAAGAACATAAACTAACATAAAAGAGGAGTTAATCTAGATTTTTATGGCTAgcaaaaattgaaatgaaaggGAATAGCCTCTGATGAACAAAAGATTCAGACCAAGTAAACTCTTTAtttcctcttcttctccttttcttaGGCAATCGCTTCCAGATGTGGATTGACTAGAGCCCAGTTTTGGAACATCAAGATATCAAATATAcattattaataacaaaacaaagtaCTGTAATTCATGTATTTAGCAGAATGCTCCTGAAATTGATCAGTTTTAGACTTCATGAACTGCCAAGAAACCTATTATAAGAACTTGACGGCAGAAAAAACTCAACTGGTCCACCTCAAGTTGAAAGGTCTCTATCTAGCAATTGGTAAAGCACCCTTTAAGGCTAACAACAATACAGAAGCAAGGCTAATTATCGAGCTACTTTCTCTACTAATGCTATAAGTAACAAGTGAGCTCGAAGCTTGGGCATGCTTAAGGAAAAACCGATAGCGTTTCCCCTCAATAGATCCACTGTTAGCGGTCCCCAGGAACAAGACAAGTTCCCTTTTTGACTTTTTCCAACACAACCCTGATAAGGAAACCTATCAAATGGTTGTGTGGTGTATATCTCAAAATTCTTGccagaaaatataatatatttaggCTTTATGGCCCACAGCTATCAAATTATGGTCAGATCTGGATGCAAGCGCACCACCAGTCACCTGCCAGTCATATAAACACACAGGTGATGGGCATAAATTTATGATACCCTTCTATCATTGGGAAATGATGTATGGTAATATTTGTTTGTTACTGCATAAAACTGTCAACTTCCACATCTGCAATCCAGTGAATGCTGAATTATCTCAGCAGGACAGAACATGGAGACCCATTCTCATGAGTCAAGATTCAGGAAGAGAAAAGGGTTAAAGATGTGCAACAGGGGAGCTCAGTAAGTTCCAAAGAATGCTGCATTTTGTAGAACCAATCCTTTCCCCCCCCACTCACTTCAACCCCCAGAAGAGTTATGCAATTATTTCCTTGATAttctttttggttgttttaactttcctaaaagAAATTACTGACAAGGATGACAACTAAGAATTGGATCCAAGTATAGTTATGTTTTCATGCTAAGATAATGGAGGTATTTCTGTGGACGAGCACTCCTAGTTAATGGAGAGACAGACTGTTTGCCTTCTTGTTTATCTTGTTTCCAGGAATGCACCCGGGAACAAAGGAGAGAAAGGATTAACAGATAGAACCAATTAAGATCCCCTTTTAGGAGCCAAAATACTGTAGGTGAGtacaaattcatttatttactatttagtCTAGATACATTTCAAATAAAGATGTTGCAGAAAAGTGCTTCATCCCAACTACTTAACAAATAAAGATTTCAGTTTCTTTTCCCTCTCTGTCCTTTTCCgattcttacatttttttaattacaaccCACTCAAATGCATTTCAGaatcctatcaaaaaaaaaaaatgcatttcagaataaataaataaataaatcatgcaAGACAATGAATATTCACTATTAAGCTATgcaaaatatttccaaaaattcaaTAAACAACAGATTGTTAGTTAGCAATAACTCCATTTCTATTAAGAAAGTTCCACTTTTGAAAGCCTATGtgttaaaatggggaaaataagATGGTAAtcataaatacataaaaaaccaATGAGCATTCTGATGATTACCAAGACCTTATATTTGGTTGAAGGACACTGCATGCTCCAAATATTAGTAAATATTAACATAAGAAGTATATGTCTATGCCTTTTGGGCATCTAAAACATGAAGAAGAGTTTACTGGCTCTTTCCATGGCCCTCCTCACAACAGCACTCAAGGCTTTGGTCAAACAGTCATTTCACAGTACTGAATGCAGACTCAAAAATTTCGAGTTGCATTAtgccttatttttatttttatttttatatttttaaacaaatattcacAGGTACTGAAATTTGCTGTGGGCTCAATCCAtggggtttttttctttttctttttttccctatcTTTAAACAAATCTAGAGGAAGCTCGACATTGTTCCTTCATCCATTTGAACTTTATAATACATAATATGCATCCCTTGTAAGggctatatatttattacaaaaatcgttttacaagaatgaaacctgaaattttgtaaaagagAATTCATTTCCAGTATCCTTGGCGGTACTATTTTACCTCTGAGCAATTATTTGGGCCCACAGGTTCTCTCAAGCAATTTGATATTGCCATGACAGCAGCTTCAATGGAAGCATCTTCCCCCTGTTTCAGCCATTTGATAATATAACTGTACTTTCTAATAAAACCATAAGCAACGACTTACAAGTAAGATACATTGATCCAAGCAACAGGGTGAGTTCACCTTCTCTTTCCAGTAAAATATGTTTCCATACTTCCCAGCCAAACGGCTCCAGAAACTACGTGGAATGTCTAAATCAACTGAAGCCCCCACATTGAAATTGAGTATATTACCTGGCCAAAAAGACAAATTCAGCTAACTGAAAATGTAGTCTAAAGAGAGTAGCATGTTGAATCCTTTACCAAAGGTGGGATCAGCAACAAAGACAATAGTTCTATCATCTACTTGCCAAAATTCTTTAATGGCCAACCCTGTAAAAGTTGAGGAATTAAAGTGATTTCAGTTgttccttcaattttttaaactaGGACAAACAAAAGTAGGAAGaagtaaagaaataaattatttaaagatcaATAAAATATACCAGGGGTGTCAGGATAGTTCTGAGCTAGAACTCTCAACTTGAATCCTGTATCCTTTTCAATATTAGTGATCTCCTGTGCCAGCCTCTTCTCCTGCAAATTATCCACATAGCATTAGAATGTTCTCTTCATTTGCTTGTGTTGTTTCAATGGCAGCATTACTTCCAGATTCGCtgagaaaaccaaaataatgcTAACCAAGAGACCTACAGGGGACATAGGTCATGAAAGAGACCAACCCACCAAAATCACTCTATTAACCTAGTTCAGAATCTTCATATAAAGGTCTAACTAATTCAAAGACTATGATAGAAATCAGAAGCTTTAAATGTGACAAATGAGTTGTAATTGAAAACTTGAACATGGCCAAGGGAAGAGATTAGGTTAAAGGTTTAAGAACTATAAACATGGAAGAGATTGAATATGCACTCCTGAGATAACTTAATAACATTAGACAAGAAAAGTTTCCAGTTGAAGAACAACTTGGTCCTTGAGGATGGTAAAGCACGCTAGCTGCAAGAAAAGGGCTGCGCTAATGTGCTTTACTTTGATTGCAGCATGGAAGGGGATCCATTGAAATAAAGGATCAAGATTCATTCCCTTTCTAATCAAATAAGGGTTGGGGATGGGCACAGACACATCACAGAATTCATCATGACATGATCTTTTGCTCGAGAAGCTATATCTTACATCAGAGATTACAATCCAGAACAGAATCAGAATAATGTATTGGCAAGAATGTTAGACCATAAAGGAGCTATCATATCCCATTTTGTTAGCTCAAGGTTTCCCCACCAtggattttgattattaaaaaacCAAAGAATAGATATTCAATGGTGTTGTTTATGCAGgtttaaaattaacaaatcaaTAGAAGGatcaaatcaagccaaggacaCAAGACCATGCACCAAGAGAAGCGTtccaagtattaaaaaatgatttttggtcCTTATGCATGTAAAGTTGAGGTGTGCTAAGTTAGGATTGAATAAAAATGTTCAAAGTCACCTTACCTttagtttttgataaaaatctcATTCAATTTCTTCTTAGATTGTCagaatttcattataaaaattggatgaCGTGAAAACCCACCTTTATCAATGCCATTGAAGtacaaacaattttcaaaattcataaggAGTCATACCTAGCCAATGATGCCCCAATGTTTTATAGCTCAAAAACTTGGAAAACCACAAAATAGAATGAGAAGAAGGCTTCCGGTTGACCGGTCAAGGAGGGACTGAGGCAGGAAAGTGGCAGTGGCCACCGGTCTCACAGCCGGTTGATGGACCCCGACCAGTTGAGCTATCGGTCAACTAGTACTGCAACCAGTTGGGCAATCTGACCCTCCAGCTCACTTACACAAATGGCTAGTTGGTGGTCAACTGTTCAGTCGACCAGTTAAAATTGTGCCCAACGACTAGTTTCAACTTCAAACTTCATTTATGAGGTGACCTACTCCTAAAAATCATTGATACCTTATGTAAAAGAGCCTTCATTGCTTTCTTTGAGTGCACCCATTCTTAAACTTGAATAATCATTGATACCTTGTATTAAAAAGttctcattgtttttttttagtgcaCCTACTCTTAAACTTGAATAACTAGTTGGTGCACCCTTGATCCTTGTATTTTGAGCTTTATTGCAAACTAAGAGAGGCAAAATTGAGTTAATTACCCTTTGTATCTTGTGGGAGGATTTTGTTTAGGTGTGAGGGAGCACTTAAGACATTGTAAAGGTCCATTGGAACCTTGAATCCAAGTGTCCAAGGATTTGAAGGCTTTAGTCCGAGAAAACTTTGGATTAATGAAAAGAGCCTCAAGCTTAAGAAGAAGTTAAGGAGAGTGGAGATAGATaattgccgaaccactataGTATTGTGTTTgcatttctttcctttcttctctatTTACTTTTCTTGTTATTGCATTACTAATTGTAATTTGCACTATAGTTtgctcaaaaattttaaaattagaacaaCAAACAGGTATTCACCTAGGTTGGCTTAGCTAGTCTTCACACATTTAAGTTAGGTCAGCCTCTCTTTGGGGTTTCATATCTTAGGACGTTATGTTCATAATGATATGTACTTGCTGTTGGTACTCTGGAGAAACAAATCTTGATTGAACCTATATTTGCTCGATGGATACAATCTACTCAAGGTAAAGCTTCATATGGGTTTGATGTACTTTTATCTTCAATGAATGGCATGGTCTTCAATGAGGCGCAAAGCACATGGTTGCTTTACATACAACTACACTAATCTGAATGAAAGGCATTTAGATGCACGTGGTTCCAAGTTAATACCAGATAAAAAGGACTTCAGTAATAGTTTTCCTTGCAATGGTCCTGGGTGAGGTGGTTGTGATATTTcagtttggaataattttatttggcAAATTTCTGGATGTTAGATACTGTAGGATGGGTCACTTTTTATTGGCATTGGAAGCACATCTCATTATGGCAAGGTAACATTTCACAATTTAATGAATCTTCCACTTATTTGATTGCATGATAGAGAGATTCTTTATGGTTAAACTACTCAAAACTCATCAATGGGTATACCCTTTTAGTAATCAGTCTAGGCAGGCAAAAAAAGGGTGTCTCGCCTTAAACTAAGATGTGTTGATAATGAGGTGGACATTGAGatctagttttttattttttagttgatttcTGATTTCAAACTTCCTAACCCAGTCCAGCCAGCGGTTGACTCTATGTATCATTCACAGATGGAACCTTCCAAAAACCGGTGAGAGGTTCCTACTCTTCTTTGATCCATCTTAGGGCCGAGTGGCAGACTCAACCCAACTGGAAGTGCAATGTATCTGGAAACTCAGGATCGTAAATGGATTCAGGTACCATTCTGATCACCTTTTTCATGATCTTTTCTGGAGGTAGAACCACTGTGAGTGGTCTGCATTTCAACCCTTATTTCTGTCTTGTCTCCTCGCCAAGGTAGTATTGCTGAGAGGGCCATCCCTATCTTGTTTGTCCAACTAGATTTTCACTGTAGTACTCAAATTCTATTTGTAATAGCTCCTGACTACTTTTCTTTTTGAGTGCTGATAAGCAATGGAAACCGTATTGGCAGCCAGGGCAAGGTTGGTCCAAgcaagaaaggcattgaagtctAATAAAACCTTCCCTGGTTTAATATAGAAATCGATTCTTAGAAAGAGATGCATGCCAGGGCATTGTGAATTGTGCCTAAGGTAGCAAACATTATGAACTTTTCCTTCCACTTCAAAAATTATAGAAAGCCTTAAATGTAGAATCTGAtactaaaatcaacaaaataacagCAGCTAATTTATAACTATGCTTGATATGATACCATTCTAGAAAAAACACTTCCTCTAACTGGTGTGGTGTAAATATTCCCAAGAGAATGactctaaaaaaataacagAAAATCCAAAGAAACAGGCAGTACCTAGAAATGCCAACAGTAATgataaaccaaaaaaagaagACGAAAAATCAAACACACCTGGCCATCAGAGAGGAAGCCCGCAACATCAATAACTGAACTAAATTCTTTCGGGAGCAAGTCTGGCTTGTTAACCCCAACCTTTGCCTCAGCACATTCAACTCctacaaagtttggtttttttctcttttgagtCTTCTGTCTGATcgaagaaaaaagaattttccAACATCTTGCATAACTCAAAAGAAATATAGttcaaaaaaactaaatataggttgcaaaaatgaaaagggacAAATGGAGGGGCCAAATTACAACAAGTGAACTGCAATTACAGCACCATCTTTATATTCAAGAGTATGACATTATTCATTTCAAACGCCATATTTCTTCATATGCCCAAACACAGCAAACGTCTAATCTAATCCAGAGGGCCCCCATGACTTGTGTTTGATTCCCAACCTTAAAATGACAGACCCCCAGAATTCCAAGTTAAAAATGCAGAACCAATATGCAAATGAAACAAATTCAACCGCTATGAGCAGAATCTGTAGAGATAGAGATCATCGTAAAAATAGGAACGAAGCAATAAAGCATTATAAAGACCTGTAAAGGTGAGAGATAGGCCGAGGGTGAGCGCGCTGGAGAGGGCTAAGTTGACAGCTTTGGAGCGGAAATGAGTAACCCAGTTGCCGAAATTAGCTAATCTTTTAGTTGGAAAGGGTGGAGGAGAGAGTTGAAGTGAGGCCGTTGCTGCCAGAGATGAAGATGGAAGATGCTGATAACGAAGAAAAACTGCCATTTCTAGTCAGACTGCAACCTGGATTTTGGATTTCGGATAGGATAACAGTGACGATAGAGCGGGGGGAGACAGTGCACCACGTCAGATGAGTCTACAAAATCTTGTATTTACAATTCTGGTAATTTCAAGCACTTCATAGTTTCTTCTAGGTAGGGGTTTGTGGAGAAGTCCCTTACAGTTGTTACAGTGAAAAACAAGAGGACCacgattatttatttatttcatatttttcctttcttcttcggTCAAACTCAGACAAGTTcactttttgtttatttattatttatttatttggttcgTTTTATAAGTTTTGAGAGTTTAAtgtctttttaaaattagatggatcggtataatttaatttaactcatcataaacttctaaaaaaaaaaatgagaaggccAGCTCAGAGATTGCAGCCCTTGACTGCTGAGCCGTCAGGAAATAGCCATCATCCACACCAGTCCTCGAGACATTTAACAATGTGGTGCCTGCTGCACGGATCCTCTCCTGTGTGCACGGAGGGCTTACCCAGAAGTTGGAACTCTAGCTTGGCTCATTGTTATGGTTCACTTGAAGCCAAAGCCTGTTCCAAAAGACCCAAAATTTAGGGAGATGTTATAATGGCCAATTTCTGCAACTGTACAACCTCGGCCGTTCCTtgtcaaacaaaaatatgaaacagAAAATTATGGGCGTGAAGCACCCATGAACTTAAACAAGCCTGAGCATGCTCGAACCTGCAAAAAGAACTCACTTGGCACGGTTCATCGCCCATTTACATGCATTCCAAATTTGTAATCATCAGCTATCAAGGGGCATGTTGCTGGCACTCTATAAGAGGCAATCGATTGCAATTTGCAATTACTATCCTATTACAGTTTGCTGCATTCGCTGGATCCATTTCTTACTTCAGTTtgggttttaaaattttaacacaaaatattCATCCATCATTCACTGATCTTTTTCTAGCTCTTCCATGTTCAAAATGGGCATAAAATGGTAATAGAATACGCTTAAAAATAAATGTACTTAAATATGCTGCTTTTAGTTGCGAAGCTTTAAATTCAACAAACTAGGGTGGGGGAAGAGGAGGAAAATAGCATAAGCCTCCATCTTCAGGCTACAATAGTTTCATCGTTTTAAAAAGTTCAGAATGAAAGCAGAGCAGGCCAACATGGAAGATACATCTAGGGGAAGTAGACAGGCCAGTTGAAGTAGTACGAGTCACGGAGGTCCCTGTCCATGTACTGGTTCCACtggaaaaaacaaatttttgaattCAGCAAAAAACCACCCAGATTAGACattatcatttaagtattaaaaactAAGAAGCATGACTATGGGGAATTGCAGATCGAGATGAAATGCCATACCTTGAATTTATATGGTTGCTTTTTTGCCAGTGCTTTCTTCCAGTGATGTTGCTCAAATAACATTGCTTTGTCATGCCAACTGCACATTAGAAGTAGTCCAAGATTTAAGGCtgaatggtttttatttaatatttcagGATGAAGTACAGAGTCAAATTTATTGATTGAAAGAAGGCAAAATTGTTTACATAGCCCAACTTTATAGGGAAGTAATTGAACAGGATGCTCACAAAGAACCCAAGCAAATAGATAGGTAAGCTAAAAATTGATCAGGGAAGTAATTGAACAGGCAGGCAATAGCAACTCAACCCTACATGTGAAAAATTATGATCTCATAAGATGGGCTTTCtaccttctttttttccccttttttctaTAAATGTCTGTGTTTTGTTAAGCACAAGTTTCTAACATTTGcagataaatttttaaatacagGTACACCTCAGGAAAATTCCGTTGTATTCTTTGCTAATTAGAAACattatttaacaaaaacaaTGTTGCACACTATTTTAATGCAAAAAAGTTGCCACTTCTATTCACCTTCCAACGCCCTCATGTTAAACAAAAAGAGCCTGATGAAAAAATGGGAAATTACATAATAGAATCTCATGCAATAAAAATATTGTTCCTAGTAAACATTATGGGCATTTTTCTAAAGATAAGCTAGCAAATTCTATTTGTAGTGCCATTACACCATGATGTGTCAAGTAGCACTACTTTGGTGACTGGTTAATGAAACTTAGATGGCATATGGCTTCACTTCCTTTAGGGCATACATAAGGGAAATTTCACCAATCAACCATGTATTAGGCCACATTTTAACATCCAATGTTGAATTGTTTCAGTATTTTATACATCAGTGGAAAAACTTCGAGTGAAAACCTCTGTGTATATTCATAACTACAGTTTCATACTTGTATATGGggatttgattttcaaaactaaTATATACTATGGCTTCTCAATCCCCATGATTCAGGCCACATTTGAATCCTATTGCACTTTGGCAGCATTGTTGGGACTTCGTGAAGAATGTACTCTTGGGCTTCTTCAGGGAGCTTTATGAGTAAGGCccttttaaaagtttaaatgcATGTTCATgatctttttgtttgtttgtttgtttgtttttttttcctgatagaTAAAAAAGGAAGATATATTAGAAAGTGCTGCCAAAAAAGCAGCCCAAGGTATACAAAAAGTATACAGCTACCACCAGCCTCCACCACAAATGTCATGTTCTTGATCTTAGTCCCTTAGAAAGGAGAGGGAAGACTTGAAAGACCTTACACCAATTAGCATGATTAGAggcttatatatataaactacaaGCAAAGGTTTTGGCTAATAGGCTTAAGAAAGTAGTGGAGAGAGTGGTCTTCAATTCATATTAGACCTTTGTTGAGAATAAACAAATTTTGGATCCAGTGCTTATTGTAAATGAGGTCATGGATTCACGGTTGAAGAGTTCTACTAACAGTGTAAGCTTTGACATTGAGAAGAGTCATGACCATGTCAACTGGAAATTCCTGCTCCTAAGTTAGTTAATAGAACTTCCACTAGTTCTTTCCAGAGTTTAAAGTGTTTAAGGCAGGGACTCTTCTCCTCATTTAGAAGAGGCGATGAAGGGGCAGAGGTGTCCTAACTTTTGTTTGTAGGTGATTTCCTAGTCTTCCTGGTACTTTTAGAGATCAAGTGTTGTATCTAAGTTAAACTCTCATGTGGTTTAATGTATTTTCTCACGCTGAAAATTGATTGGAAGATGAGAGTCAATCCAATTGGGGTATTAGCCAATGTGGAGGAGTTAGGATATAGAGGAGGGGAGCTCACTGCCATTTATTAGGATAAGAATGTGTGTAAGGCTGTTTTTTTATACTGATTTTTTACCATTTGGAAAGAGATAAATCAAAGGTCACTTGAAAAAATGGAACAAACAAATCAAGTGCTCACACCTTCTTTTTGTGTACTCTTTTGGTTTATGCTAGTAAGTTCATAGATGAGACATGAATGTCTATTGTAAATTTGGTTGCTTGGTTAGGTACCAAGTAAAGGGAGAGGGTAGTCTTTTTGTCTCTCTCTTCTAGTTCAATGTCGTTTGGCACCTTATGTGTACACTGTATACTTTGGGCAACTTTTTTGCTAGATGCAGTTAATAGTATTTTTTGCTTGCCCATAAAAAATGACAAATCCGaagtaaaaagtaaataaaatccaaaaaaaaaaaaatggagaatgcaAAATACATTTACACAAAAATTAGTGCTAATAAGTTTTTCATGTCACTTAAATAGGACTATTACATAAAACCATGGACATCGTGacaaatgacaataaaaaaattgaaatggtagCATTTCATGAAATCCTAAACAAATCCTATGACATGAGTTATAGCAATGCTCctcattccttttctttttccaaagcctatcaaaaaattgtccaaaccaaaatagaaaatctctcccccaccccccaccccccaaaaaaaaaagaatggagaATGTAAATACATTTACACAAAATTAATGCCAATCAGTTTTCCATGTCACTTAAGTAGGACTATCACAAGATCATGGCCATTGTGACAgatgacaataaaaaatttgaaatggtGGCATTTCATGAAATCCTAAACAGATCCTATGATATCAGTTATGGCAATGCTcctcattcttttatttcccaTGCTTACTTCACAAGATGAATGTGTTAATTTCCAAGAATCCAATTAATGATCAATAAGAGATTTTATTGAAAGAGGGACAAAGAATAGAAGACCAAAAAAGGACCCAATACAAAGAGTACcctgaaatcaaagaaaaagaaaaggtagaCCTTGAAGGCTTCAAccctaatataaaaataaataaataaacaaccaGGCTGATAACACAACTGAAACACCATATAACAAGTAATAAGAAATGGCTCCGAGAAA includes the following:
- the LOC100255100 gene encoding thylakoid lumenal 15.0 kDa protein 2, chloroplastic, whose product is MAVFLRYQHLPSSSLAATASLQLSPPPFPTKRLANFGNWVTHFRSKAVNLALSSALTLGLSLTFTGVECAEAKVGVNKPDLLPKEFSSVIDVAGFLSDGQEKRLAQEITNIEKDTGFKLRVLAQNYPDTPGLAIKEFWQVDDRTIVFVADPTFGNILNFNVGASVDLDIPRSFWSRLAGKYGNIFYWKEKGEDASIEAAVMAISNCLREPVGPNNCSEVK